Proteins from a genomic interval of Harpia harpyja isolate bHarHar1 chromosome 7, bHarHar1 primary haplotype, whole genome shotgun sequence:
- the XRCC5 gene encoding X-ray repair cross-complementing protein 5 isoform X3, with product MDLLQKETIGKKYEKRHIELFTDLNSPVSEDQLEIIIANLKKTGISLQIFLPFPMDVDDGGGDVSASVHSHMHRNSFPKNGLTEQQKEGIDVVRKLMHTLDEEGGLEEIYTFRESLERLSMFKKIERRPMAWPCQLTIGSNLSIRIVAYKSVTEEKVKKIWTVVDAKTLRKDDVQRETVYCLNDDDETEVQKDDTIQGFRYGSDIVPFSKEDEEQMKYKTEGKCFSVLGFSRSSQIQQHYYMGNQVLKVFAAKDDENAAVAFSALVHALDELKAVAIVRYAYDRRCNPQIGVAFPYIKDAYECLIYVQLPYMEDLRQYIFSSLKNNKKCIPTADQLSAVDSLIDSMNLVYEDDDGETFEDLFKPSKIPNPHFQRLYQCLQHKAFHPNEPLPPIEQHLLEMLEMPCVVKERCQAPLEKVKALFPLKEVGKKKEEKTAQDIFKDNSEDGPNPKKPKIEDEEGSFSIIKLAEGTVTSVGSVNPAEDFRILVRQKNADFKDVSQQLINRIDQFLENKGSQYYMKGISCIRVFREEAMKLFKVQCFNDFLQALKSKVEDKALADFWEILIQDRISLITKDETEESSVTSEEAEKFLAPKEKKNETLPPTDEGGDVDDLLDMM from the exons agGCAAGAAATACGAGAAGAGACATATTGAACTGTTTACAGACCTTAATAGTCCTGTCAGTGAGGATCAGCTGGAAATTATTATTGCtaacttgaaaaaaacaggaatTTCACTTCAGATTTT TCTGCCATTTCCAATGGATGTTGATGATGGAGGTGGAGATGTCAGTGCCAGTGTACATTCTCATATGCACAGAAACTCTTTTCCAAAAAACGGTTTAACTGAGCAACAGAAGGAAGGCATTGATGTGGTGAGGAAATTGATGCATACTTTGGATGAAGAAGGAGGGCTGGAAGAAATTTACACTTTTAG AGAGAGCCTGGAGCGTCTTTCAATGtttaagaaaatagaaagaagacCTATGGCTTGGCCGTGCCAGCTCACTATTGGTTCTAATTTGTCTATAAGGATTGTGGCCTACAAATCA GTCacagaagagaaggtgaaaaaaattTGGACAGTTGTGGATGCTAAAACCCTCAGAAAAGATGATGTGCAAAGAGAAACTGTTTACTGCTTGAATGATGATGACGAGACAGAGGTTCAGAAAGATGATACTATTCAAG GGTTTCGCTATGGGAGTGATATAGTTCCTTTTTCCAAGGAAGATGAAGagcaaatgaaatacaaaacagaaggaaaatgtttttctgttttgggaTTCAGCAGATCCTCGCAG ATCCAGCAGCATTACTACATGGGCAACCAGGTTCTGAAGGTCTTTGCAGCGAAAGATGATGAG aaTGCAGCAGTTGCGTTTTCTGCCCTTGTTCATGCATTGGATGAGTTGAAAGCGGTAGCTATAGTGCGTTATGCTTATGATAGAAGATGCAACCCGCAAATTGGAGTAGCTTTTCCCTATATTAAGGATGCATACGAG TGTCTCATCTATGTGCAACTACCCTACATGGAAGACTTAAGACAGTACATATTTTCATccttgaaaaacaacaaaaaatgcattcCTACAG CGGATCAGTTATCTGCTGTTGACTCTTTGATTGATTCTATGAATTTGGTTTATGAAGATGATGACGGAGAAACTTTTGAGGACCTGTTTAAGCCCAGCAAAAtcccaaaccctcattttcagaGGTTGTATCAG TGTTTGCAGCATAAGGCTTTTCACCCCAATGAGCCATTGCCGCCAATTGAACAGCACCTTCTAGAGATGCTGGAGATGCCCTGTGTGGTTAAAGAAAGGTGTCAGGCTCCTCTTGAAAAAGTAAAAGCACTTTTCCCCCTAAAGGAAGTtggcaagaaaaaagaagagaagactgCTCAAGACATCTTCAAAGACAA CAGTGAAGATGGACCCAACCCCAAGAAACCAAAAATTGAAGATGAGGAAGGTAGCTTTAGCATCATAAAACTTGCTGAAGGCACTGTCACCTCT GTTGGCAGCGTTAACCCAGCAGAAGATTTCCGAATTCTGGTGAGGCAGAAAAACGCTGACTTCAAAGACG TGAGTCAGCAGTTGATAAACCGCATTGAtcagttcctggaaaataaaGGTTCACAGTATTACATGAAAGGGATCAGCTGTATCAGAGTTTTCAGAGAGGAGGCCATGAAG ctattcAAGGTGCAGTGCTTTAATGATTTTCTGCAGGCCCTGAAATCAAAGGTGGAAGATAAAGCCTTAGCTGATTTCTGGGAGATCCTGATACAAG